TGAAATGACTGCTCAATGACACAGAAGTCAGTCACAACTCTTCAATCAACAGGAATAGTGATGACTTGGATCTAGTTCCAAGTTAACAGACTTGTTTTTCAGAAAACATGTATTGATGTGCTGTCCAGCCAAGTGTTGTGCTTATCCCTTAATTTCTTAAGATAGATGGGCAACTTGTGGCCCGCTAGTGGCTGAGAATGATGACAGTTGGGAATCCCAACATCTAGCGCCATGTTTCTACCTTGGCTTGTAGGCCTTTATGTTATAGACACGGTCACCATTTTGCACACATCCAATTGATGTGTGACCACTGATGCTCAGGTCCTTTTGGATCTGGACAAGGGCAGAACGGGGGGTGGAATGGGCTGCATGCTCCACGGATACATGTGGGGGCCAGGAACAGAACTCCTGGGCAAAATGGTCACCGTCTGAGAATTgaagtgtttggggtttttttatttttgcaagctttaCTGGTTACTTTTATAAGCCGTTTCACTGATGATATGTTGGAAAACGTATACATGCAGAAGAGGTAGTAAGAGAAATACCAGACCAATAGATTAAAACTGCTTTTATTCTCACCAATCTTTAGGTATACCACAGGTTGTTGTCTTAAGTATCACTAAAATAGATCTCTTCCCCTTTGTAATAAAATGTAGTTGTTTATGACAAAATATAGTATaagattttgctttttaaaaatccaggctTACAAAAGTAGAAAAATTATGTGTGCATAATTGAAGCAAAAAATTCATTCCTGACTTTCTTGCATGAATATAAGTAGCTACTGCTGTAATGGCAGGAGGGATAAGGAACCAGCAGCTTCTACAGGAGCCAAGTGGCATAAAAGTGGTAACTCTCATAGAATCTCAAGATTTGTGCAAACTGGATTTTTAGCATATCACGTGCAATACTGATCCTATTTGTGCTCTGGTAACAGGCTGGTTTAGACATCTGCATGGAACTGAATTTGAGGCTATTGCTCCTGCAGCATTGCCAAAAGTTTTGAGCACGTCTCAACCAATGTTATTCAGCCTTGGTTCCCCTCATGAAATTGGACTACaagactacaactctcagcagTCCCTGCCAgtaacggtcagggatgatgggtgttctGGTGCAAAGGCACCAGGGgaaccaaggttgaagaacagaGCTCTGGCGTATTTTACACACAACCAGCAACTGAAGGGTGAATTCAACATGAAAAAGCAGCTTTCAAGCAAGTTGCTTTGTGTCTGAATGGACTCAAGTCCTGCAGCAGCTGAGAGATGGACGTATGTAGACTTAACCCCCTGAGTACCTTTTTCTTCTAACGCCTCCTTTCCACCCAACCCCCTTAAACGGTAAAGACCAGCATTCAAACTGTAGCTCTTGTGTCCGACAGGGTTTTTAATAGACCTGTAGTTGTGCGGAAGTTGCCCCATCTTTCCACTTGTTGATGTGGTCCGAGATGATGGTTCTGCACAGGGGGCACGTTCTCTCTCTGTTGAACCACAGAGCTATGCATTCTTCACAAAATATGTGCTGAAACGAGAAAGGCCGCTTTGAGCACAGTGGGGTGCAAAGGAGCTCAGCAACTCAGTAACATTCAGCATACTTTTAAATCCCTTGACTGGTGTAGGGCTCGGCTCAAGGACATCATTCCTTCTCTTGtgcttttattctttatttttatcttgcgAACCGCTctaagatcttcagatgaagggtggtatataaatttaataaataataataataatgaggccagaggcaaaagtgggtggagcaacgaaTGTAAAGTATAcctttacacacaaacacacccctcccTCCTTGATCCAGGCAAGctagaggcattatcagagtttaaaGATGCgtcccagccaagcaaaaacactcaagtgccaagcagggctggtgaggggtgtccCAAGGGCCAAACAGGTGTGGAGGGTtccatctggcccccaggcctgaaacTCCCCATCCCTGGTAGAGGGCAATGAGTTGCAGACTTTCTTCACTCCAGGAAAGAGCAGTGAAGGTAGGTGTAAGGTTGTCTTATCAAAGAACCTTGTCCACCATTGCTGATCTATGCACTGAGGAACTCTGGGTAAGCTTCTAAGGAATTGTTTGGCTGTTCAGAACAACGTTGGGACAGCAGGAGGAGAATAACACTGGTGAGTTACCTGGCAGATGAGAAGAAcaggcttctgaaattcagcttGGCAGATGGAGCAAATGTCTTCCGCTTCCGCACACTGCCTCTTGCTGGCTGCGACGCCGAAGTTCTGCAAAGAGACAGAAGGTACAGAACAGGCTCAAATACTTGGTTTCTAGCAAGGAAGGTAGTGGCACCAGATACACAGGTATGTACAGTTTAAATAATAATTGCAGCAGTCCCCTCTGATAGAGTAGTAGTGTTATCCATATATTGCAGACAAGGTGTTTGGTGTATTTATGACACCAGTGTGGACTTCCTGGTTCACAGGCTGCTTCTATATGAAAGTACATCAGCCTTCACCCAagtgttctccaaatgtccaactacagctcctgccatccctcaccattggccatgctagctgtgactgatgggagctgtagtccaacaacaggagTATGGCCAGACCTTTGActcccctgttttgttttttaaatcacagcTCCAAATTTGAATGtcacagggaactgtggtttgttttaagagaaaagaaaaatgttcttAAGAGGGTACAAATACTCACTGGTTGTGCATAAAATATCCGCAAGACTCGTCTGAAATTTTTCAGATGTCCAAAGAAGCTCAGAAGCTGAAAAGATAACATGAGAGGAAATAGATGTAAACTAGCTTTAAACAGTAAAGTAGCTTGAgcacggcaaccccagagtcggccacgactggacctaatggtcaggggtccctttacctttactttaactttaaaaaaacaacactgaagGGGTCTTAAGTGTCATGTAACAACAATTAAAAGTTGTAGGCTTTCTCCTATAAGCCTAGAGCAGATAGAATGAAGCTAAAGTCAAAATAAGAGATGCtcacaaaaaagacaaaaagttaaAACAGTAGAGGCTGAGAAAACAAATCCCAAAAGACTGTGCTGCTATCCTaaccatgcttactcagaagtaagccttcctgaattcagtgaggcttctCAGCCAAGTGAGGTTAGAACTGCAAGCTAACACAATCAAGActtgttttatttcaaaagattTCTACCCTGATTTTCTGTCAAGGGATAGTCAGGTCAGTTTACAGTAAATACAATGTATTAAGACAGACACAACAGCATACCGCCCACCATATATCTAGGGGGTGATTGGGCAGAGAGGAGGGTCTCCCTTGAATCTTGGAAATTTGATAGGTTCTTAAGGTATACTGGTCCCAGAATCGCCATCTTGTTCAGTGATTTACAACCTATATCTTAGTCAAAGGCTGTTCTTGCTCTGTGTGCCGGCCAGCTATGCCCCCCACATCCTAGCTTTTCATTCATCTTTTCCAAGTTACACTCAGCATTCAATAGCTACTAAGCtggatgtgggtgggtgggtgtgtgcacacaaacaaacaaacggttCTCCAGAGCGTGCCAACACTCCTGCTTGGTGGCTCCACGCTGGCTGTTTGTCACAACTTACCATCCACATTCTCTATtagagggagagatgggaagtTCCTGTGCAGGGAAAACTGATATTAAGGAACCCAGCTGGGCACCTTGCCCCAGCCAAGCATGGCTCTAGCTGCTCAAGGTTAacacagaaaaatagtttttgccATTTGTTAGCTGAAGAAACCGAGGCCTAGAAAGACAAGGTGCATGCAATCTCACACACATGGCAATGTGTTGCTGCTGTGTTTACACCTAGGCTGCCTCTTGCCACGCTGTTTTTAAGAAAAGAGGGTTTAGCAGCAGATCGGAGTTTACCTTTAGGATGAGGTAGAGCAGGGCCATCAAGACTCCGAGACTCCACCCCAATGCGCTGTCCAGCTCCCTCAAGCCAACAAAGTACCGGAACCAGACTGGCACAGGGACGATCTTGCGGTAAAACTGGCAGAGCTCTTCCAAGAGCATGTACCAATAACCCTGGTTTACAACATACAAAGAAGATCATTGTTACTTATTTCTTACCCACCCATCACTGCAAGCTTCTATAAACTCTGCTTACCAGGCTAAAGAGCTTGTGAGGGCATACATGAATTCATCCCTCCTCaaccccccattttatcctcacaacagccctttgaggtaGGCTAGGTAGTGActactccaaggtcacccagtgagctttgttttCATTCTCACTGGGGTTCTTACCCATGCCAAAAGCAAGTCCTATTTTGGGCAGAGAAGCCATGTCTTTAACCTGCCACCTGATGTCAGGGGCAGGGCGGGTAGGCATGGCTCGTGAGCCAAATGGAGTAGGGCGTGGCAGCTCAGATTAGACCCGGGGTCCAGAGCTTCCCCACTGTTGCTCTTGCAGATCATGCTTAATGCCAGAAGCCTGGACCGAATATAAGGTTGTAGCCAGGTAAATTCTACTCAagagtggacccactgaaatcaacagacctATGTAAATcatatccatttatttccatggGCCTACACGGAGCATGACTAACACTGGACACAACCCATGGGGTTAACAGCTGCTGAAGCCCGTGAAGAAGTATATCTTTTGTAATTAAAAAACCCCATCAAACAAATGGACACAGGCAGCTCTTAGGAGTTCAGCTTTCtagcataataaataaaattgcagcAGTGCCAGGAATCTCTGCTTGGCCAAGCTTCCCAGACATTCTTTTTACCAAATCAATAACTCAGATCTCTGCTGAACTGGCAGGATTTTCATTATTCACCTCTAACAAGATAATATTTAATGATTTATTTTTGTCCAGTTGCCCATGTCTGAAAGCAAACCAGATTTTATTCAGTCATTAAGCCCTTCTCCTCTCACCTAAACAGTTTAAGCCAGATGAAGGGCCTGCTATTCTTTCATCGTACATCAAAGTGTTATGAGAAGTCAGCATTAATGTTGAGACATCATTACTTTCTCAAGTACCTTCCACCACTAATTACTATATATATGCATCTTAGggtgtgcatttttctttttaaagggtaATGCTTAACTTCTTGCTAGTGACAGTTCAAGACCACTTCGGCCAATGCAAACTGCCATTCATTAATCAGACAGGTGTTAGCCTCACTTCACTTCAATGTTTTTATTCTCATGCTATGAAAACTATTTAAGCAGAGCTGACTCAAGACTTCTTCACCCTACGTTCCTTCGTGGCTATTCACAGCTACtgctttccccacctctgctgatGGCTCAAACTTCACTCCCCTTGAGTGATCCCAGTCGGGTTTGGCTATGTGCTAAGGGCACTAAGGGAAAAGAAAGCCTCTCTAGCACAAGTGGAACAGCTTGCTGAACTAGTCACATAGTCACTTAAGCAATTGGGGACCtctatttcttatttttattttattttaaagcaattgGGGACCTCTAAGCATCCAACACTTTTTGAAGCAATCCATGAAATGTGTGGAAAAGGAGGCGTTTTTCCTGACCCTGCCCTATGGCATTTCTTCACCCCAGAAACTGActggttgaactatggaactccctgccattggagccagtgatggctgccaacctggatggctttaaaagaggaatttgcccatcaatggttactagccaggatagaagaagaagaagaggaggaggagtttggatttgatatcctgctttgtcactacccgaaggagtctcaaagcggctaacattctcctttcccttcctcccccacaagaaacactctgtaaggtgagtggggctgagagacttcagagaagtgtgactggcccaaggtcacccagcagctgcatgtggaggagcagggaagcgaacccggttcaccagattacgagactaccgctcttaaccactacaccacaccatagctaggctctgcctccacaattggaggtagggttgcttctgaatactagttactggaagccacaggaggggagagggctattgcGCTCAAGAtgtcttgcaggtttcccacaggcatctgattggccactatgagaaaaggatgctggactagatgggccaccggcctggtccagcagggctctgctcATGTTCTTATGACAAATGCCTTCCCTTCCAGTTCAGCCCTTCTGAAAGCTCAGCCTTCTTGCTCTGATGGGAAGGAAGCCTTTCCTAGGAATTAGCAAACCTAAGTGCTTCTCTCGTTGCAATGAAATACAGTAAGTTTTACTATCATAAGCTGAAGTTAAGCGTGTGACAGTGATACAACTGGGTATTTCTAACTCATattaaaaataagttttttaGAAAACAGCAACAACGACAACAAAGTTTTCTTACCTTGGACTTAAAAGACATGATAAAAGAAGGCAGTAAGAGAATGATGCATTTGAAGCCCATGAAGAGAAACTTCAGAATGAAGTCTGTGATCCCCACGATCCAAAGTACCTCCCAGAAATTTGTGTAATCCACAGAAGGACTTAAAAGGatcaagcttttaaaaaacaaaggcaAAAGAGACGGTAAGTTGAAGACATTTTTTCACAGAAAGTATTTTAGCACCCTTGAAATAGAAATGCAAAAACACTTTCTCATTTCAAGCAGAATGCTATGGCCAAGAAATCACCTTTTACAAATTTATTTTTCCTATGAGGCGTTCACAGTAGCAAGCAAAAACCAAGCCAGTCGTTCACTTTTTATATGACTAATTCTTCAATAGGACTTTTCAAGACTGGATTATAAttcccttccttccatccatccatccaagtaTGTTATCCAACATATAAAAAGCCCTCCTGGAATGAACCACCCAGACCAGTATCCTGTTTCCAACCATGAACAGAAAAATGCTCTGaagaagcccacaaacaagacGTAAAGGGATGTGACACCTGCAGTTTGGTCCTCTAGTAACTGGTTCACCACAGCCGGTAACAACTTAAATCTGGCATTCTGAGTAAGCTTTTCCAATTTTATGGTTCATTTTAACCCATTTTATCTCAGTTGAatctttttattggggggggtaaCATTATACACTGCTTAGAAGCAGCAGTGTTAAGCAGGATACAAGCTGTTGAAATAAACAGTAGTGAAATAAAGAAATTACCCACCCATTTTTTAAAGGCACCTTGTGTCCATCATCAGCACATTTGGGGAGTAAGTTCACACccacaccatgtatttaaagcattgttccccaaaaaagaatcctgggaactatagtttaaccTTtatagagctataattcccagcacccttaacaaaaaacTGTTCCCATTATTATTTGCGGGGGGAGacatgtgctctaaatgtatggtaTAGATCTGGTCTGGATGTATTACACATCAAGGAATACTGTTTTTACTGCCATTCAGAAGGGGGGAATTACCTGTAATGAAGAGACTGAGGGTAGAACGTATAATACAGAAGGAGGGAGGATCCTGTTAGGAATGCCAATAACCAGACACACTCCAGTCTGGAACACCTTTCCTGCAAAAGTAAGAGTTTTCAAATGGTTAATTCAATTGACTGCATTTTCTAGTTACAAGATGCTAGGCTGCTGTGATTTTGCCATTCATTCTCCATTTAAGAGGCTGCTGAGCTCAGAGGGCTTTGTAAGCGAGTTTTTGGAGTACAGGCCTGGGGATGGGACTCCAAATAAACCAGACCCAGACAGTAGGGCCATtgattaggggtgatgggaaatgAAGTTCAACAAGTGGCAATGTGCCCTCCACTTAATTAGCCGGACTGCTGCTTCTGCaatctaaggctgcagtcctaatgccatttacctgggattaagccccactgaattcaatgggaaggTTTTTAAAGATTCTTGGTAGCACCACTGGGAGCCATATCCTTATGGACCTGTGGGGATGACATGCTTCTTAGTGGCCCTGCCAAATATCTTTAGAAGCTGCAGGAAAGCAGAGAAATTCCACACTTGATGGTTGCATTTCTTTTCAGGGGGGATTTCGTATGCAATATGCAaatgtacatatttgtatgtgCTGCTATGCTGGAGTCTATGTTACTAAGAAGCCCCTACTGTGAATTGGCCCCAACTTGATTACAAAGCTGACAGCCCACCCTGAACCACCCTTGGAATGAGACAGTGACTCTGAAGAACTAAAGCACTCCCCCCCCTCGCCTCCCCCAAAAGAGGATCAAGAACAGCTGTAGACAAATACACAAAAAGACAGCCACATGGGTAGTTATTACCCCAACACTTTGAGCAGTTTGTCCCACTGAACCAGGTGTGGGAATGTCTGTCTCTTCAgaggctgctgaactacaattcccatcatcccttggcattggccatgtttgctgaggctgttgggggttgtagttcaacaacatctggagggccaaaggctccccacacctgctttaaaCAACAGATTTTCAGTGCTGGGCGAGGAGTAAGAGAAGATGCCACATGCAgtctttcaaacaaacaaaaaattctgcAGGAAATCCCTTGATAAAGGGACTGATTTCTCAAAACACGTTGTGATCATAACTACTTAGTTTATGGTTCCCAAGAGCCCTAAGGGAAACTGCCTCTTCAGAACAACCATACTCAGGAGTCTTGTTTTCAACCCCTATTCAAAGATGGAAAGATGACTACTTTTATTACAACATGACAAGCTGTTTGCACACAGTATTTATACTTTGTTTTTCAAACAAGTAGGATGAggtatggcttataacccaaatCAAAGCAATGCCAATAAAATATAATGGGAGAAAAATAATGCCACATGAGATACAAATAGCATCAAGGCAAGATGTAAAGACCTATATACTAAGAGCAGACCCATTATCTGACTGTGTGGATTGCTGTGTAACCAGAACAGTGCAATCCATGCACCAAATGGGATGTCTCAGAAGACTTCGGACAATCCTACAATTTGCACAAGTACAAACCTGCCCCTGCAAACCGGCAGGGAGCCCAAACAGCTTagtgagaactgagcatgctcggtggatatggaatgctgactgactgcAGGGAATGGCGGAGTAGGGGAAACaagaggggaatggaatggagtatcctgagaAAGGGCATGTCTGGCTGGCATTCGGAACAGGAGCATTTCACACTGCAACGTTTTTGTTGCAAGCCCTGCTGGTCAATCACTTCATTCCCCCAAAAGCCCTAGTTTAAGAGAAAGACCTTTGCTAGCTGGCAAAAATATTAAGATAGCTGAGCCAGACTGAAGAAAATTATCTATAATGGCAGCTACAATGAGACCAGCACAGCCACAAAGTAGCGAGCCAGTTTGCGAGTTTCACAGAACTCTCCCCTAGGCTAgacttggagggagggagggaaaagtaTGGCGGAGGCCTGTGTGCAACTTTAAGTAGTGAGTCGGTTTGTGCTGAGCACAGCAGAAATGTTCAGGTTGCATCAAAGCACGCGGGGAAAAATATTATGTAAATGGCTCATTATAGCTATATTCTATTTTTGCAGCTGTTCTTAAATCAACCTTTTTATTTTAAGCGATGGAATGTGTGTGTTGTCAAATTAACACTCTGTTCCACGTTTCTGTCAAGAACGCATCTATCTCCTGGGTAAagtgaagctttaaaaaaatacttacaaCCTCGCCGGAGAGGTCAATACTTACTCTTAGGAAAACCTGATTTACAATGCTTTTGTTTGCATACATATAAGTTGTTAGCAGCCCAACTCCCAGAGAAATGCCTATTAGGAAAAAAGGGTAAATTACAAaatggggaaaaagaaaaagaaaaagaaccaaaAAATGCATCAAactaatttttgttttttaaaacaaagcagcaaaatCAAAAAAGGCATTGCATAGTATATCTTGTAACTGTTTTAGACAACAGaacaaaaataccgtattttttgctctataagact
This genomic window from Podarcis raffonei isolate rPodRaf1 chromosome 15, rPodRaf1.pri, whole genome shotgun sequence contains:
- the RNFT1 gene encoding E3 ubiquitin-protein ligase RNFT1, coding for MKHRPPRYERNHIVKTEQFGADHLQPAAMQPHSNNRHGAAGNSNGTSASQCTHGARSPGEGSCQHGGDIHIQLSSALGEAGEDAGSRQHLQSGTQSHSRSHSHGEARGPQDGGSDLEEQSSSSLSELRYLLHWLQKSLPYILILSLKLLMQHIMGISLGVGLLTTYMYANKSIVNQVFLRERCSRLECVWLLAFLTGSSLLLYYTFYPQSLHYSLILLSPSVDYTNFWEVLWIVGITDFILKFLFMGFKCIILLLPSFIMSFKSKGYWYMLLEELCQFYRKIVPVPVWFRYFVGLRELDSALGWSLGVLMALLYLILKLLSFFGHLKNFRRVLRIFYAQPNFGVAASKRQCAEAEDICSICQAEFQKPVLLICQHIFCEECIALWFNRERTCPLCRTIISDHINKWKDGATSAQLQVY